Proteins encoded in a region of the Babesia bovis T2Bo chromosome 4 map unlocalized Chr4_2, whole genome shotgun sequence genome:
- a CDS encoding Transcription factor TFIIB repeat family protein, with translation MQKSVESTCKYCGSDQIESCKQQGELVCRNCGAVLQENNVLEAVQYAENPAGNSTLIGRFVPTGGGGMGSLKYSSSQTLDQLVKRGEQNIQRTACHLNISSELVTKATRIYSLAVQRNFTMGRNNKHVACCCLYTACRRFKAPYLLIDFADVLQVPVKIIGQVFMKLVRMLHLEVPNVDPSIFFERFANELQLKDKVDQIITTGVRLIQAMRRDWLCTGRRPTGLCGAALVVAARIHGVPLNAEAVASVVRISHPTIMKRLSEFRGTSTARLLTTEIDTVDLEKLPANPYPPCMVTKMLAIEKKRRLESDTVSTCSDNARPSETSEELSPLLSPKQLPALGDIDLKLPNELLCSDEPTANDINRIANSIIEATPQLGWVVSNQSTEIIPYEDKQTQETATCTTIAIPEINGEGFLSSDDEDDEREFSKMILSPEEKEAKTLLWDEVTKDIMPEVWRRQAERKRKEALGKTVKKRKYCRKTYSDYPEAQNAAESTRMALERHAKHFSNRMNQEFLDSILA, from the coding sequence ATGCAAAAATCAGTAGAATCAACTTGTAAGTATTGTGGCTCGGATCAGATCGAGTCCTGCAAGCAGCAGGGTGAACTCGTCTGCCGAAACTGTGGAGCTGTATTACAGGAAAATAACGTACTGGAAGCTGTACAATATGCAGAAAATCCAGCGGGAAACTCCACACTCATCGGGAGGTTCGTACCCACCGGAGGTGGTGGTATGGGCTCACTGAAATATAGCTCATCACAGACATTGGATCAACTGGTTAAACGCGGAGaacaaaatatacagaGGACAGCATGCCACCTGAATATATCAAGCGAATTGGTAACAAAAGCTACACGGATATACTCACTAGCAGTACAACGCAACTTCACAATGGGTAGAAACAATAAACATGTAGCCTGCTGCTGCCTATACACAGCGTGCCGCAGATTCAAAGCACCGTATTTGCTTATCGATTTTGCTGATGTACTGCAAGTTCCAGTAAAAATTATAGGACAGGTGTTCATGAAACTAGTAAGGATGCTACACCTGGAAGTGCCAAATGTTGACCCGTCCATCTTCTTCGAAAGGTTTGCTAACGAGCTACAACTAAAGGATAAAGTGGACCAGATTATCACAACAGGGGTTAGATTAATACAGGCCATGAGAAGAGATTGGTTATGCACAGGACGCAGACCAACAGGACTATGTGGAGCTGCACTGGTAGTAGCAGCACGTATACACGGAGTGCCATTAAACGCAGAAGCAGTGGCATCCGTAGTGAGAATATCACACCCAACCATCATGAAGAGACTCTCGGAATTCAGAGGAACCTCCACCGCAAGGCTACTGACCACCGAAATCGATACTGTAGACCTCGAAAAGCTCCCAGCAAACCCATACCCACCCTGTATGGTAACCAAGATGCTAGCAATTGAAAAGAAACGACGATTGGAGTCGGATACCGTCTCTACATGCTCGGATAACGCACGACCATCGGAAACAAGCGAAGAGCTGAGTCCACTGCTATCACCAAAGCAATTGCCAGCACTTGGTGATATTGACCTCAAGCTGCCAAATGAATTGTTATGCTCAGACGAGCCCACAGCCAACGACATTAATCGCATAGCAAACAGCATCATCGAAGCTACGCCACAGTTGGGATGGGTAGTAAGCAACCAATCAACGGAAATAATACCATATGAAGATAAACAGACACAAGAAACTGCTACATGTACAACTATCGCAATACCGGAAATTAACGGTGAAGGGTTCCTGAGCtcagatgatgaagatgatgaacGCGAGTTCAGTAAAATGATACTAAGCCCAGAAGAAAAGGAAGCTAAAACATTACTGTGGGATGAAGTTACAAAGGATATCATGCCGGAAGTGTGGCGCAGGCAAGCTGAAAGGAAACGCAAAGAGGCATTAGGTAAAACTGTTAAAAAGAGGAAATATTGCAGAAAGACGTATTCAGACTACCCAGAAGCACAAAATGCAGCAGAGTCCACGCGTATGGCGCTGGAACGACATGCAAAGCATTTCTCAAATCGCATGAATCAGGAATTCCTAGATTCTATCCTAGCATAG